CTATTGGCAAAGGCTGTAAAACATATCAGAGGTTGCTCATTCTTTCACATGCCACTAAGCTCCTATTACACTGAGGCCCAATTAATAATTTTACAATGGGACTAACATCTTTGAGAAGTCTTAGTTCTCTGTAACgaaagaatagaaataaaaaaataaagttgtattTACCCACATGATCATTTCTTGCTGTAGACTGCGAGCAAATAAGCAGTTACTTTCATTTACTCCTGAGCCAGGGTTTTGGTAGCCCAGCTTGGAGTAGAAAAAACAATtcttgtcattaaaaaaaaaaataaagaaagaagaggaagaagaagaagaaagttcTCAATCTATTTCTAAAGAGTCACAAATGAAAACCACCTGTAAAGCCTTGAGGAAGAGCTCCCTGAAGGTTTTCATTGTGTTAAATACATCTTCCAAGGACAACTTTTTTCGGTCTTCACAAAGGTAATCAGCaagttcttccttcttcttttcaatGCTGGCAAACTCCTCCTGCAGGTCTTTTGAAGCACTGATGCTGCTCTGAGACACAGTTTGCAACACAGTTTATGCATGTTAAGAAATAACTCCCAAGACCCAACACCCAAGCCAGTTAACACTGAGCAATTGGGTTTTGAAAAGCTGACCATTAAGATTGGGTCACACTGTGCAATATTGTCTTAACTGAACTGTCTGCATCACCTTCAGTTTCATTTGGACCAAGGCAATGCACTGTATGCTTCCACTTTCATCATACAACCAGGTGGAAATTTGGCACAACCTGGGATGACCAATCTTGGTGATACACAGCACCAACACTTGTTCCTTCTAGCTTTAGTTACATATCCCGTTCTGAGGATATTTAAAGCTAGGTTGTTTGGAAATATGTGCAGAAAAAGCATTCTGTAaatctgttcatttcttttttttccccccaaagaaCAGTGAGACAAAACATGTTACTGTCCTATACATATTTATAGTTGTAtcctacatttcatttttagcatcttcctttcttttgcccacatgcagagctgcctggtCCTCAGCTGTTTCCTTATCACAATATCACATTGCAGaattggagaagaaaatgtgccCCTCTTCTACCACAGCACTCATCGTTAGGACCCCCTTCCCACAGACCTCTGCGCCAATTTGCCACCCAAATTTTGGTGTTTTCTCTTGAGAAGAGATTGAAAGTGTTTGGAAAGAAGGATGGGAAACGCATCATACCCACTTTACATACTTGAACAGATTTTGcgtgctgtatttttaaatcctcCGTCGACAGAAATAAACGCTTCTCTATTTCCAACAGTTTCTTCAAATTGGCACTTGCCTCAGCCCGCATAGCATCAAAGTGAAACCTGAAAGGCCCACAAAAGGAATAGTAATTAAAGGGGtgaatcttttgttttcagtaagttAAAAGGTTATTGTAAACACATCTCTCCAAATGAATATAGGATTAATTGCCCAGTTCAGACCTTGCTTTTGTAGGTAATTCTCCTCCATATAAACCCTTTTCTCTCAGCGTTTTCTGAGTGTTTTCTCAACCCCCCATCTGAGAAAGTAGCCATGCTCCTGCCTGTGCTACCTACCGAGAAAGCCTGAGGAAGAATCTCACTGTTCTAGCGTCCAAAAACTCCCACAGTTTCCAGCCAATTCTTATTCATAGACAACACACTCATCTCTTGTGCCAATACCGTCATTACTTAAGTGgttcttttccctctttgctgtttttctccctcgTCTATTTGTAATCCAAAATTATGCCTCTCCTCAGTTAGTTTAACTCACGTGGAGGACCAAACGTTATGCTGCAGAgccaacaaatattttatgcttcAAACAGACActtttgccagaaaaaaataactgaatagGCAAAACCTGATGTTGTGTTACAAGGTGCATCCAGATGTGAACAGCGTTAGAAGAATGCCTTGCAGGATTTACACTATAAACAGCTGTGTGTTAATTAGCAGATCAATTTTATGTTTGAGGGTTTGACTAGACTCGagagcaattatttttatttcgtCAGCAGGATTTAGTTTCAGATAAGAAAAGTATCTCTATTAttaccaaaaccaaaaagaaattgATGCTTCACAACAACATCCAACTTAAATTCTGCACAGATAATGAGCAAAAACCTTAACACAAAAAGCCCTAATCCTATATTAATGCTTTCTGCATTACTGAATCAAAATAccttttacttttaattatttaggaGCTACTTAATGTCAATCCACCTCCGGATTTACAGGTTACCTCTGCTTCGAGTTGCAAGGGGAATTAAAACACTGCAAGGTTCCCATGAATTTATAACAGGAGTAAAAATGTTAATCCTGGTGCAATAAATCTGGATTTTGAATTTGGCATGTCCCCCACATGGTTCTTTTGAGCTAAACAGAATGAGCTGGTGTTAGACTCACCaaaaccagactttttttttcccctctacccACAAGTATTGGAAACTTTTGCTGATATATAACTCAGGGACTCCTGAGGTTCTTGATTGCTAGAAAATTGCCCTAGCCATTCCTGCCTTGACCCATGTAGCTTCTGATGGCCTTGCACATGAATATGactgaaaattttcaggaaatatatacattttttccatacTTCTTAATATGATCCTCAAAAATGAAGTTCACTATTTACTCAGTTTTACCTCTAAGGTAGTACTGGaacatccaaaagaaaaatcGCACTGAGCACCACAGCAAAAGTTGTAAGCAGATTGATTTACAAATCTCAAAACTGTTTGGAGTCAGAAGGGAAACTCTCGCTCACACAGCAGAGAAGTCCTGTGACCTTATTACACCACCATAAATGACTCAGATCCTTGTTGGCTATAAAGAGGCTGGCAATTCGtacatgacaaaaacaaacaataatgtCCTACCCTGCTGCCTTGGAAACAAAGTCAAGATCTCTGGGAAGCTGCAGCAGGTCTGCATGGTTTTTTTCAACCTCCTAAAATTGAAGTGAAAGATGGTTACCTTCCACCGTTAGTCAAAGAGTAGGAAAGTCTTTCAAGCTGAACAATATCTGGATTGAAAAATTAACACTTCAATTTTCCTCCTTATAAGTCCTGGGGTAAGTTTAGCCTCGCTTATTCTTTTCTGTAATAGTTGGCACCcgtgggaaggaaagaagaaataaaaaagaggctCTTAACTGCTCAGGCTTACATCCCATGTGCTGCTACAGTGCACAAGCTgatctgagatttttttcttcgtATCACTAAAATTAACCTCATCTGACAGATGCATTTGGAAGGCATGTCACCACAAGAGAGCAGtggcagaagagagagaaaacagccagCAGACATGCTAAGCAAACCTGAGGAAGAAAACCTAATGTTAGCTCCCTAAACATCGCTGCAAATAGGTTTTATCCTTCTTTCCCAGAGAGTAGTGGCAAAGTTTTCATCATATTTCAGGCACAGAGGCTCACCCTCTAGATGTCTACAGTGGGGTGCTACCAAAATTAAAGCCCCTTAGCTTTTGAGGAATTAATATTTGAGAATAACACACACAGGAATAATTTGACAGTTCCCTTGTACCTCCAAAATATGGTGGAGCAGAGTAACgtggcttttgtttgcttttgtttctgttagtCTGAGCAAGGCACTGATTTTAAAACCTCCAGCATCTCCAGTGTGATGCCCCTGGAAGATAGTGAAAAAAGTTCCTTgcttcatttgtattttatgctatttttagaaatatagCAATTAAAATACCATCTTACTTACATAGTTGAGAAAGTTTCCGACTTTAAGAATCAATTGACAGAAAACTGGCAGTTGCTGACTAGTAAGAAGTGCTAAGaataaaaagagacattttcaataaattaattGAAGTTATCTGAAGTAAGTTTTTCCCTAGGTTTAACAGTGGGGTAACAAAATTCTCATCCAAGGTTATATAAAGCCACTGTTATGGATTAAGAAATCAGCCAGTACAGAAATAATTCAACTGAATGGAAGTGGAATGAGTAAGTTTCTATTGTGGTCTCTTCTCTACAAGTATatggaaaactatttttccccATCAAGCTTGGAGTATGGATGTGTCATCACTGCACATGACGAAGAACTGCATATGGAAAAAGTATTTGAGTTTTTGAAAGTCAGTGGCCCCCATTTTCAGTACATTTATTCTAggttaagaaaagcaaagagctttTTTGCCTCGTTTTCATCATTGGTGAGCATGATAACCAGAAGTTGTGCAACTCAGGCATCAGAAACTGGGGGTAAGAATCAATTTTTTGGCAAAACTAGCAAGAAATGCTGACCCCACCCAACACAATGGGGCAGAGTGAGACTGCAGGGAGCTGTTGATAGTAAAAGTAAAGAGTACCTATAGCACTGACATCAAACAGCCGGGCACAGCCAAGTTTTCTAtacaaacataaacaaaaatttTACTGTTTAACTGTTCAACAAAAGGTCAGTGTCTCTCAAACTATTGCAGTGAAGCTTGAATCCATGGGTTACTCAGAAAGAACCGAGTTAAAACTAAAACCAAGGATAATTCTGTGTGGAGGGTGCTTCTGAAACATCGTCACGGACATCTGTTTTGGAAGCCAGAACAGATCGTGGTATGTCACTGTGGCCTACTCCATGCAACCTGCATGGGCTGGAGGGAAAATTGGAACAGACTCGTTGTTGTGGACAAAAGTCACTGCTACACACAAAAATTCAGCTTATATTCAAACAAAATCTGGCATTGACATATAGGAAATTTCCTCCTTCTCTACAGGGGCCACTGATGAAGGAGAGGCAATGcgtttgttttatttgtgtcaGCAGAAGCTCCACATCAAGGCAGAACAGCACAAACTACAGTTCTGCAGAGTGAAGTCCAGAAGCAGGAATCCACAGAACCTTTTTGATATTCACTACACATTCAGCAATTAAAAGGTTAATTTTGATTAGATTATAGCATATGCTATTAGAAATAGCATCAGTAGTAGGAATAGAAGAGGAGCTTCCTGTGACTGGGCACTGGGCATAGACACATCACCGATGCACTTACTTTCACAGGCTGTCCTGatggcttttgcttttggcCACAGACACTCcagcagaaattttgtttcctcACAAATCAGCATACATTCAATCCGCAACTGGTAGCTACAAGAGATtgagggggtgggaggtggCAAAAAACATGGGCCtaattaatttatattcagCAGGAGAATCGCCCATTTTAGGCAAAGTGCAGTACCATCATTGTTATGTTCACTTTAATGGTCTGACACAAGATCGTTCTCACTGAACTGcattataaatacatcaaacaCTTAGACATATCCAAAGATATCCCAAAGATATCCTAGAAACAATTATCATCTCCTCTTTCAGAAAGCAATGTTGCTCTGAAATCTGGCAGTGATTTCCTTGCATAATGAGGCAATAATTTTTGATGGTTCCTGGGCAGCACTAActaggatttttgtttttccttttaacttccAAAATAGAAATTCTATTTTGCCGTGATGCCCTTTAATGATATTTATGCCTAACCATGGATTAATTTTGTGCAAGagtcataaatacattttctaaagtAAATTTAAAGCTAGCTAtacatttgagaaaaataaaagccacattTTCACCACTACAGTTTCAAAAAAGCATCTCAGGCTCTGGGAGAGGCAACTGTTCAGATTTATGCAGGCTATTCCTATGATTtatattgctgtattttcaagAGGAGCACAAAGATTTGTTTGTATGTATATCATCTGACTTGGTAAAACGCAGGAAAATCTGGGAGGTGGTCAAAGCACAGGCACTGCTGTGATTCACCCCTGGGTTTGTGGCCTCCTTTTTGTGTAATGGAGTCTCTCAAACACGGATGGAGTGAGTCAGCAGCCTGGTGGCCGGATTCAGTCTGCACCTTTGTGCCATACAGTAACTGCAACAGTCAGAATTTTTCTCACAGCCTTATTAATACCAAGGTTAATTTAATATTAGTTTGCCATAGGTATCTGTTTGGCCTACGGGAAGGAAAGGTTTCTCCAGCCAGCCATTCAGCTAGAAGTCAGATGGTTTATCCTGAACACTGAGCATTAGAAATATCCCTGTTAGAAATATCTCCTGTACTAGAGTACAGGAGACAGAGTCCTTGATTCTAGCAAGGGTCACACTCACgggctgaaaacaaagaaagttttGCTCACCTAGGAACTTCCAAGAGATGGAGGTAAAACTGGTCTGCATTTGCTAGTTCtgatctttcttctttgcaagaCTTCAGGCTGCTTATCTGTCAGGGAATAGAACAGTAAAATATCCACATAGATACTTCTGGTGCCCAACGCGGGATCTGCTCACAGCTTCCTGCTCTACCAGTGGAAGTGTTTCAAGCTGGGTGCCAAGCACACCCAGCACCATCGGGATAGCATGCTAACTACATACCTCATGGCCTTCAGGCAGCAGTTTAAGTAGCTGTTTCAGTATCTCAGCATCAAACTGGGATCTATCCCCTTTATGAATCATGTCAGCAATCTCTTCATTGGAGCTGTAGGAAACAGAGAGATGCCACGTGTGAAAGAGTTTTTGAAGCCTAAAGGAATTTTCCTAACAGATTAGATGTGCTTTCTGAACTTTGTTCATCCTCACACAGCAAACCCAGAGGGCTCTCCTTTAACTGTGGGTGTCCAGCATCACTGAGAAGAGATCTACTCCTgaatttctttcactgctttcttcaAAGCCAAGGCTAAACTTGACATCTCTCCTCCCACTGAGAGGTATTTATGACCATCTCAGAGTCTTACCCCAAATCCTTGCCTGTAACTTTGGCAGACAACATGTCTTTGAAATGAATCCAGtctgctctgctttgggctctggagagctcagctctgggcagccacCAGTGCTGACAgaggcagcacccagctgcagagcagccccatcCATCACCTCACTGATCCCACAGCCACTAACTGCTCTcaggagaaacagagaaaagagagatcAGCTGGATTAGGCTATTCACAGCTCTTCTCCACTGGAAAGCAGAGTTTGCAATggaagaagttttaaaaatcccTCAGACTGATTATGATTTATTCTTAACATACAGGAACTTCTAGGCTCAGTTTCTTTTCGAAGCCCTTGTAACATGGGCAATTGCACAAAAGGGGAAGGACAGAGTAGACAATCCATCTTCATCCTACAGTAGTTTCATGGAATCTGAAAGTAAAGATATTTTGCTAAAAACTAATAcagattcttttcttctgcttgattTCATTCCTCTGTGAGGACTGTGACTTGGCAGATTCCCATTTGCTTAATTACAGAAACCATTtcttatttatagaaaaaatgaataaaaactaTGTATGATTTTGGACCATTTTGGACCTGAACTCTTCAAGATATCtcttaaaaattaagtaatttgGAACATCCAATCAGGAATCTTCACTAAGAGTTCCTGCCAGGAATTGATATTTATGTCAATAACACCATATAGAGATGTTTCCTTGTAATTTTGTTGATATTTGTGGATATTGTCTCTTTAGGAATTAGCAATGTTCTGTTTTAGGTTCAATAACAGTTTGAGACATGGTACTAATTGTCTCAAAAGAGACTACCAcacctctctctttttttctttttaatgttgactccttgctaaagaaaaatagaggtTATGCAATATTCCTGTTAAATTTATATAATAACTGAAAAACATGCATCAAATAAATACACTGATCTCCAAATCTTACCACTTAAATTGCTTCAGAAATATACTCAGAAGGAGACTTTTCTTTGGACCTATGAATGTGATCTgtcaaaagataaaaagaaaaatgcagtcatctgctttaattttaaccaaaattttagagcttttgtttgttgggccatatttattcttctttagTAATAACATTATCAACACTCTTAACTGATCAAACTCAGAGCAATTTACAAAAGTATATGTAATAAGATCTATTTGAGAGGTCTGATCTATTTGAGAAATGTTTAAGATTTGCAAAGACATACAGAATGGAAATGATTTGTTTAGAATATTCCAATTTTTAAGAATTAGCACTGTAATTCCCAAGTCCTCCCCTTCTAAGCAGTGTCCTCAGCAGAGATGCTTCACCTCTCCTGTATCATTTTAAGGCAGTTTTAGTCAAATGGTACCAGAATATCCCAGACTTTATACCTTAGTATAAAAGACTGCCAACAATAAAGAGTGAACAAGCTTTTCACTTCCAAGAATTTTGTCAGGATCTACAAAAAGCGAGCAGCCCAAGTACCtcttttgaattcttttttggccttgttttctcctttggtGGCGTTGGTGGGACACAGAAAAGCATCTCCAAGCTTGCGTAGTCAGGCTCTATGAGCTCCTTGCTGCCACGTGGTACCACAGCCCACATGGAACGGCTTTCTAGAAGAGAACCACTCTTCAAGATGGACTACAGAGAAAGGAGCACTTTCAAGGCAGTGTGatttgtggaaagaaaacacttcagaagGTGAATGAAATATGACCctgaaggtatttaagagacatgtggaatgtggcactaagggataTACTTCAGTGATGAGACTTGGTAGGTCATGTTGatggttggactcgatgatcttgaaGATTTTatccaacctagatgattctatgatgctcATTAGTTCTGGACTAATGTTAATTATTGAAGAGTGGCAGATCCCAGAGACAGCCTTCCTGAGTTTTGAAGGCTAATTAAATCTGGAAAATTACCTCCACATGTGAATCCCTGAACTGGAGGTAGCAGATGAAGCCAAGGGGCTGCTCTAAATTCTTGGTACTATTGCTGATTGGCTACACAATGCAGAATTATGGTATCCACACAGGGGATGTAGTGCCCAATTAGGTAAATGTTCCTCCTTGCAGGAAAAAGGACTCCCAATCCTTGCATTATTGCCAGAATCATCAGGAGCTGTCTGAATAACACACAGTACTTCAAACTACAAACAAGTCTACAACACTAGAATCTTTAACAAAGGATCTCACCTCCTTTTCTTCAGGGGAGATTGTGACAGTGTCACTGAAGTCATTGGGGTTGAGTTTGGGTTTGCAGCACTGCCCAAGAAAGCAAACTATGGCCCAAACAGTTTTTAGCAcgtgtatttatgtattttatcaTAGCAGCAAATTCTTACCTCCCTGATGTCCCCAGTTCTTTGTGACAAGAACAATGGAGCACTTTTATAAGATGTCTTGTGTGATATGAGCTTTAAACCTGCAGTGTAAACGGGAACTGAGTTCACACTCTCCTTGCTGAAGGCTGAACAGGCCATACAAACCCCTTTGGCAGACCACGTTAACCACAGATCTTAGTGTTactttttgtggaaaaaaataaaatagaaatcacGTGGCCATGGTCAGTACAAAATGAAGATAGAGGCTACATCCTGCCCTGAGCATACGTGTTCCCCAGCCCTACTGACAATGGTTTTCAACCTTAGATGTTGGCTGATACATATTCTGGCTGtgcaagaggggaaaaaaaaatgcttcagctgAGAAGACACTCCAGGATGGTGTGTCAGGAGTTCATTAGAAAAAACCACAAGGCATTGCTTTTCCACACATCTTTCCACCCAATGTGCATCAGAGTGTTTTGTAAAACATTAAATGATGTTGTACACCTTAATTAGTTTAACATTTACAACATCACTTAGGGATGACTAAAAggctgagaaattaaaaaaaaagttcacttttAGTGGCCACAGAGCCACAGTTCAGTGCTTTTCTCAAGCTATTATTTCCTCCATTTATTAGCAAATGTTCTGGCTTTCCATATTTGTTAGTgattactgatttttatttttttaaaggagtgaGGGTAAGAAATGGGGCCTCCTGTGTGACCTGAATTACTGAGCCAAGGCCTAGCTCCCAGCACTAGCATTTTTGTTTAGACATGGGGGAAATGGACCGATCAGCCTGGTTCTTTACAAACAGGCACGTACGTCTCACCACATCAGAGGGGAGCTTCTGCCAGTGAAGCACCTTCATCCTCAATGTTGGTGTCTTCTTGGGGTGGGGCTGCCCTCCATATCCACAGGTGAGATGGTTGCACACAGGATTACCACACGGTGGAGGCGGTGGGAGCGATGAGGCATACATGCCAGGCACAGGAAGGGGTGGGAGAGGCACCTTATGCCcaggaggaagggatggaggGGGTGGCAGCAATGGTAGCAGAGCTGGCATGGCAGGCTGTCCTTGGGAGGATGAGGAAATACCTTGCTGGGATGGTGATGGGTTCCCTAGACATTGCTGAGGCTTCTTAGAAAGGCAGGTTGTTGGAGAAAGTCTTAAGTCTGCACTGGGGTTCTCCTCTTCTAAGTCCAGGTCAACCTGAATACATTTGTTTGCCTTCTGGACAGATCTTCTGGACAGTGATTTGCAATGATTCAGGCACTGCTTGTTTGGTAGCAGGTTCTCTGTGGTTTCCCCTGGTCCCATACTGCTGCTCTACAAGACAGGGAGAAGGTGCATGAGTTAGCAAGGTTCCCCATCGCTGCTGACTACTGTTAGCTcccacaaaaaaacacagaagtaacAGCCACTTTCCCATCTAGATTAAtagcagaaacatttctatCTGCTTCACAAATGACATTTCCCAGTGGTTTCAACTGCGTGAGTAAAGGAGCAAGGCACTACTATCGGCCATAAGACTTATGCAAATCTCTTGATCCTTCTACCTCCTTGTTGTAGCATATAAAGGAAGGAAGGGCAAATACTATCAGCATTATAAATCTCTACCTGGTTGCTTTTTTGCCCCTGTTGCTCAGCCATCCAGTGAGATTTCTCTTTTGAAGAGGTAGATGAATTCTTCCTATGGCAGTAGCTGCAGATACTGTATACAGGGGACTTCTCAAGCAGCAGGGACACAGTCACTCATTCCTGAGAAACCACATCTTATATCAACTGCAGAAGGGTGGGGATTTTAAGAGAAACTCCAGCCTAATAAATTAAACAAGCTGCAGCTGAGGATGACTTGAGCTGAACTGCTTAGGGACTTGTGACCACCCAGGGAAATGACTGATAAGCAAAAGTATGAGTAAGATGGTCTTGCTTTGCCCTTTCACCAAATTTTAATCTAGAACGAATCTTTATTTTTGCCTTGAGGCTGTAGAATTTCTCTCAAGCTTTCTTGCAAAACGGCATGCAGATGTCCCCATTTGGATTTATGCTCAATTTTAAACATGGAACTGGACCTACCAAAGTCAACAGAGATAGTCAGCCCTGGCTGGCTCAGGacttggttttatttgcttGACTGAATGAAGCTTTCTTTTGtaaacagttaatttttttatggATGAACTGTGTCCTGGGACACTGAGACTCGGTAGCTCTAGTTTGCTTGTGACTCTTAACTTGCTTTAAGACACCACATGTTGAACAGGGAATGAGGAGTGAACTATCAATGTTCCAGAAGCAGCACTGTCAGGGATTGCATCTAGACAGAAACCAAGGCTCCCATGATCCCAGCCCTTGCACGAATCTTTAATAAAACGTATATCAGTAACACATGTAGTTCTCATGGAGTTAACTGGATgaatactttcatttttgtgtttagcACAGGATCAGAGACTTGTTGTATATATACCATGTTTACGTTCCCAAAGGACCAGATTAATATTTACGAACGACCATTTCCCTTGTGGCACAGCAATTTTAAGTAATGActtacacaaaaaaaagctctttaagGGAACTGTGTTAAAACCTACAACTGATGCGTCATTATTCCATAGTGCTCCTCTACAGCACATTCTAATCTGAAATAGTTTGTCTTTAAAACCTTACTGTTTGTACTGATGACAGTGTCCAGATCTAATGACAGCCTCAGTAAAATTGTGAGCCAGGGGATCCAATACAAATGAAAGAcataaatgttttgatttatgTTTTAATCATAATTTAGTAAGAAATTACTTACATTAAAAGGCACTAAAGCTTAAATCAAAACcttatttacatataaaatggAAGCAGTTAAAATAGCTAAGATGAAGACATAtaatagaaaatgaatattaaatatatatgctatt
The genomic region above belongs to Cygnus olor isolate bCygOlo1 chromosome 5, bCygOlo1.pri.v2, whole genome shotgun sequence and contains:
- the LOC121071337 gene encoding inverted formin-2-like isoform X1 — protein: MAEQQGQKSNQSSSMGPGETTENLLPNKQCLNHCKSLSRRSVQKANKCIQVDLDLEEENPSADLRLSPTTCLSKKPQQCLGNPSPSQQGISSSSQGQPAMPALLPLLPPPPSLPPGHKVPLPPLPVPGMYASSLPPPPPCGNPVCNHLTCGYGGQPHPKKTPTLRMKVLHWQKLPSDVVRQSRSMWAVVPRGSKELIEPDYASLEMLFCVPPTPPKEKTRPKKNSKEITFIGPKKSLLLSIFLKQFKCSNEEIADMIHKGDRSQFDAEILKQLLKLLPEGHEISSLKSCKEERSELANADQFYLHLLEVPSYQLRIECMLICEETKFLLECLWPKAKAIRTACETLLTSQQLPVFCQLILKVGNFLNYGHHTGDAGGFKISALLRLTETKANKSHVTLLHHILEEVEKNHADLLQLPRDLDFVSKAAGFHFDAMRAEASANLKKLLEIEKRLFLSTEDLKIQHAKSVQSSISASKDLQEEFASIEKKKEELADYLCEDRKKLSLEDVFNTMKTFRELFLKALQLGYQNPGSGVNESNCLFARSLQQEMIMWENQQRKEQAAKSEKRKKHLKGEDVKRLKREDGKSSIFNKK
- the LOC121071337 gene encoding inverted formin-2-like isoform X5, translating into MAEQQGQKSNQSSSMGPGETTENLLPNKQCLNHCKSLSRRSVQKANKCIQVDLDLEEENPSADLRLSPTTCLSKKPQQCLGNPSPSQQESRSMWAVVPRGSKELIEPDYASLEMLFCVPPTPPKEKTRPKKNSKEITFIGPKKSLLLSIFLKQFKCSNEEIADMIHKGDRSQFDAEILKQLLKLLPEGHEISSLKSCKEERSELANADQFYLHLLEVPSYQLRIECMLICEETKFLLECLWPKAKAIRTACETLLTSQQLPVFCQLILKVGNFLNYGHHTGDAGGFKISALLRLTETKANKSHVTLLHHILEEVEKNHADLLQLPRDLDFVSKAAGFHFDAMRAEASANLKKLLEIEKRLFLSTEDLKIQHAKSVQVCKSSISASKDLQEEFASIEKKKEELADYLCEDRKKLSLEDVFNTMKTFRELFLKALQLGYQNPGSGVNESNCLFARSLQQEMIMWENQQRKEQAAKSEKRKKHLKGEDVKRLKREDGKSSIFNKK
- the LOC121071337 gene encoding inverted formin-2-like isoform X3; its protein translation is MAEQQGQKSNQSSSMGPGETTENLLPNKQCLNHCKSLSRRSVQKANKCIQVDLDLEEENPSADLRLSPTTCLSKKPQQCLGNPSPSQQGISSSSQGQPAMPALLPLLPPPPSLPPGHKVPLPPLPVPGMYASSLPPPPPCGNPVCNHLTCGYGGQPHPKKTPTLRMKVLHWQKLPSDVVRQSRSMWAVVPRGSKELIEPDYASLEMLFCVPPTPPKEKTRPKKNSKEITFIGPKKSLLLSIFLKQFKCSNEEIADMIHKGDRSQFDAEILKQLLKLLPEGHEISSLKSCKEERSELANADQFYLHLLEVPSYQLRIECMLICEETKFLLECLWPKAKAIRTACETLLTSQQLPVFCQLILKVGNFLNYGHHTGDAGGFKISALLRLTETKANKSHVTLLHHILEEVEKNHADLLQLPRDLDFVSKAAGFHFDAMRAEASANLKKLLEIEKRLFLSTEDLKIQHAKSVQSSISASKDLQEEFASIEKKKEELADYLCEDRKKLSLEDVFNTMKTFRELFLKALQENQQRKEQAAKSEKRKKHLKGEDVKRLKREDGKSSIFNKK
- the LOC121071337 gene encoding inverted formin-2-like isoform X2, with translation MAEQQGQKSNQSSSMGPGETTENLLPNKQCLNHCKSLSRRSVQKANKCIQVDLDLEEENPSADLRLSPTTCLSKKPQQCLGNPSPSQQGISSSSQGQPAMPALLPLLPPPPSLPPGHKVPLPPLPVPGMYASSLPPPPPCGNPVCNHLTCGYGGQPHPKKTPTLRMKVLHWQKLPSDVVRQSRSMWAVVPRGSKELIEPDYASLEMLFCVPPTPPKEKTRPKKNSKEITFIGPKKSLLLSIFLKQFKCSNEEIADMIHKGDRSQFDAEILKQLLKLLPEGHEISSLKSCKEERSELANADQFYLHLLEVPSYQLRIECMLICEETKFLLECLWPKAKAIRTACETLLTSQQLPVFCQLILKVGNFLNYGHHTGDAGGFKISALLRLTETKANKSHVTLLHHILEEVEKNHADLLQLPRDLDFVSKAAGFHFDAMRAEASANLKKLLEIEKRLFLSTEDLKIQHAKSVQVCKSSISASKDLQEEFASIEKKKEELADYLCEDRKKLSLEDVFNTMKTFRELFLKALQENQQRKEQAAKSEKRKKHLKGEDVKRLKREDGKSSIFNKK
- the LOC121071337 gene encoding inverted formin-2-like isoform X4; the encoded protein is MAEQQGQKSNQSSSMGPGETTENLLPNKQCLNHCKSLSRRSVQKANKCIQVDLDLEEENPSADLRLSPTTCLSKKPQQCLGNPSPSQQGISSSSQGQPAMPALLPLLPPPPSLPPGHKVPLPPLPVPGMYASSLPPPPPCGNPVCNHLTCGYGGQPHPKKTPTLRMKVLHWQKLPSDVVRQSRSMWAVVPRGSKELIEPDYASLEMLFCVPPTPPKEKTRPKKNSKEITFIGPKKSLLLSIFLKQFKCSNEEIADMIHKGDRSQFDAEILKQLLKLLPEGHEISSLKSCKEERSELANADQFYLHLLEVPSYQLRIECMLICEETKFLLECLWPKAKAIRTACETLLTSQQLPVFCQLILKVGNFLNYGHHTGDAGGFKISALLRLTETKANKSHVTLLHHILEEVEKNHADLLQLPRDLDFVSKAAGFHFDAMRAEASANLKKLLEIEKRLFLSTEDLKIQHAKSVQVCKSSISASKDLQEEFASIEKKKEELADYLCEDRKKLSLEDVFNTMKTFRELFLKALQLPSVLQEMGKGL